The Caretta caretta isolate rCarCar2 chromosome 15, rCarCar1.hap1, whole genome shotgun sequence genome window below encodes:
- the LOC125623151 gene encoding 2'-5'-oligoadenylate synthase 1, with protein MGLNQSMGLYQMPAEELDIFITNNLQPNQVFKMQISTAINTIFLFLTQNCFRNSGSAMRVLKVVKAGSSGKGTALKDVSDVDLVVFVSKITDFWALKAERKKIIAEIQTRLEECRGSLGKDLVLSIKKTKWENPRVLTFTLTSNTMGEHIDFDVLPAFDALGQLYRGYKPDPEVYIRLTESDPKGSEFSPCFTELQRNFVMALPTKLKSLIRLVKHWYKQYVLPHKKKLGWEESLPPQYALELLSVYAWERGGRGPAFNMAEGFRTVLELIRQHAQLCVYWTINYGFENETLGWYLKYQLYKSRPIILDPADPTGIVGHGSRWDLVAQEAERCCAQQCCWKRNGSPVQPWNVPLQQTWRAAEGDDFDLQSRTRDKEYPITENQMFANGSHAAEEESYCTLL; from the exons ATGGGGCTCAACCAGAGCATGGGGCTCTACCAGATGCCAGCTGAGGAACTCGATATATTCATCACCAACAACCTGCAGCCCAACCAAGTTTTCAAGATGCAGATCAGCACAGCCATTAACACAATCTTCCTATTTCTGACCCAAAACTGCTTCAGAAACTCTGGCTCTGCCATGCGGGTGCTGAAGGTGGTTAAG GCCGGCTCGTCAGGGAAGGGCACAGCCCTGAAAGACGTCTCCGATGTGGACCTCGTTGTGTTTGTCAGCAAGATTACAGATTTCTGGGCCCTGAAAGCAGAACGGAAAAAAATCATTGCTGAAATCCAGACAAGGCTGGAGGAATGCAGAGGGTCCCTGGGAAAAGACCTAGTGCTGAGCATTAAGAAAACAAAGTGGGAGAACCCCCGTGTGCTCACTTTTACCCTAACATCTAATACCATGGGGGAGCATATTGATTTTGATGTGCTGCCAGCTTTCGACGCCCTAG GCCAGCTGTACAGAGGCTATAAACCCGACCCCGAGGTGTACATCAGGCTGACAGAGAGCGATCCCAAAGGGAGCGAGTTCTCCCCCTGCTTCACCGAGCTGCAGAGGAATTTCGTCATGGCTCTCCCCACCAAACTGAAGAGTCTGATCCGCCTGGTGAAACACTGGTACAAACAG TATGTCCTTCCCCACAAAAAGAAGCTGGGGTGGGaagagtccctgcccccccagtacGCGCTGGAGCTCCTGTCTGTCTATGCCTGGGAAAGAGGGGGCAGGGGTCCAGCCTTCAACATGGCCGAGGGCTTCCGGACGGTGCTGGAGCTGATCCGGCAGCATGCCCAACTCTGTGTCTATTGGACCATCAACTACGGCTTTGAGAATGAAACCCTGGGATGGTATCTGAAGTATCAGCTCTATAAATCCAG GCCCATCATCCTGGACCCGGCAGATCCAACGGGGATCGTGGGGCACGGGAGCCGCTGGGACCTGGTTGCACAGGAGGCTGAGCGCTGCTGTGCCCAGCAATGCTGCTGGAAGCGCAATGGATCCCCGGTTCAGCCCTGGAATGTGCCG TTGCAGCAGACATGGAGAGCAGCTGAAGGAGATGATTTTGATCTGCAGTCTCGGACTAGGGACAAAGAATACCCCATCACTGAGAACCAGATGTTTGCAAATGGTAgccatgctgcagaggaggaaTCCTACTGCACGCTCCTCTGA